DNA from Massilia antarctica:
GGGGCCGCGCGTAGTCCGCCATCGGGCCGTAAAAGGCCAGGTGGTGCAGCACAATCAATTGTGCCGCGATGACTTTCAATAAATTGATGAATCCAAACTGGGCCGGGACGCTTGCCTTGGCCCCGGCTATTTTTTCGACGACTACACCCATGCAAACCTCTTCCAAAAGCGCGACCGCGCAAGCTGCGCAGCGGTCGATACAAGCCAGCCAACAGCGATGGCTGCTGATAACAATTTGTTATCATAGCGTATGCGGCCAGGATATGGCGCGTGGTTGAGTTACCGGATGTAAAGCGGCTGCGCCCGACATCCGGGCCGCGCTGCGCCTCCCTTCACGCCGCTGCTGTGCGTGCCGCCGAATCGATCCATCGTCAATAGGGACTCGATGCGGGTTCTCCCGCCGCGTTCATCCAGATGTCGTCAGGCAGCGAGCGGTCGCGCTGGCATACCCGGTCGTGGTCGGGATAGCTGATCCTGTCGACCGGAGCGCGGGTGCCGACCACCAGGCAGCGCGTGGGCGACGCGCTGCGATTCCAAAGAAAGTGGCCGACCGCGACACCCGCACGGAAGGTGGCCGCGTCGCCGGGCTTCAAGATGGTTTCGGTATCGCCTTCAACCACTGTCACGTGGCCCTCCAGGACGTAGACCATTTCATCTTCCGCGCTGTGCCAGTGCTTGATCGACGAGCGCGTGCCCGGCTGCAGCACTTCCACGAAGGCGCCAAACTGCGTCAACCCGCCGGCCTCCGAAATCCAGAGCGTCTGGTTGGGTTCAGCCAATCCTTCGGGGGAGCCTTCTTCCTTCATGAAACGATCAGGCGTGAGCGCAGGCATGCGTGGTCTCCTTTTGTCGGTGAGGGAGGTGAGAAAGTGGATCATCCGTGAATGCGAGCGACAGCGCTTGCAGTGGACCTGATTTTACGCCGACGGGCGGAACCCACAGGCAGTCGCACTGTCCGCGTTGTTCCAGCGAGCACGGTTTTTGTTGCCTTGCGCTGAAGAGGCTGCGACACTGGCGGCCGTGGGCTTCAACGTTTATCTGGAACCGTCATGCATTGGGTGATTCAACAAAGTATTTTCAAGCCGGGCAATTACCAGTTGCTGGTCAATGCGCTCGATACGCTGGGCATTTCCTATACGCCGGTGGCGATTCCCAACGGGACGTTCGACATGGCTCCCGATGTGAACCCGGCAGGGAAGGTTTATGTCTGCGGCGCCATCAAGCTCGCCAGGATCGCACGCGACAAGGGCTGGGTTCCCGGCAGCTTCTTGAACGAGAATTTCAAGTTCGATATCTGGCTCGCCCAACTCGGTTCCCGGCTGCTGAACCACGACATCGAGTCCGGCACCTTGGCCGACGTACGCAGCGGCCACCTGGCGAAGTTCTTCATCCGCCCGGCCGAAGATAACAAGGCCTTCGACGGCATGGTGATGGACAGCGATACGCTCGCCGACTGGCGGCGTGATCCGGCCAAAGCCCACCTGCAAAAGATCGACGTCGTCGTCTCGCCGGTCAAGGCGATTTATCGCGAATATCGCCTGTTCATCGTTAACCGCGAGGTGGTGACCGGCTCGGTGTACCGCATCGGCGGCCGCGCGGAGATATCGCCCGACGTGGAAGACGATGTCCTCGACTATGCCCGCAGCGTGATCGACACATGGACCCCGGCGCAGTCGTTCGTCATGGATGTGGGCCTAACCGAGGAAGGGTTGAAGGTAATTGAGTTCAATAACATCAACAGCTCGGGTTTTTACGCGATCAATGTTCCAAAGTATGTCGACGCGATTCAAACGCACTACGGCTAAGGGTAACGGGGCAGGCCGAGGGAGGCGATGACGCCTAAAGCCGCCAGCGCCAGCATGCCGCACTTCCAGGACCTCTGCATGCGCCCGGGCGCTGAGCCGGGCCGCGCACGCTTACGCGCAGACGCTGGCCAGGAAATCGGCCACGCTGGCTTTGTTGAGAATCAGGCTTGACGCGGCCGCATACGGATCGAACTGACGCTCCGTACCACCGGCGAAGGGCACCCGCACCTTGATCCGTTCACCGTCGACCTGCACCGACGCATCCGCCGTATCGAGCAGATACTGTGAAATGAACGCGCCCACCAGGCCGACGAAAAACCCCAGATCCTCGCGCCCCACCGTCTGCGCCTGCAGCCACTGGCTGAACGGTGCGCGCAGCGAATCGAGATCGAGCGGTTCGCCCGGCGCAACGAGTCCGGCCTGGGCCAGCACCGCATCGAGCATCGGCCGGGCTTCTTCGAGAACTTTATACGGGTCCATATTGGCCATGTGAGTGTGGGAGCGGGCCGGCGGCCGCGCATTCGGGGCGTCATCATACCATCGACCGCCCGCCGCGCGGCCCCGGCCCGCGTTCGCCGCGACATCAACCCTGGCCGGTAAAACGGCGCCGCGATTACCGCTTGCGACGGATCAGCGCCCGTGTATGATTTGCTTGTTTTTATGGAATCGTTATACATTTTCCTGCATTGTCAGGCCGATCCCTTTTTGTCCCACTGCCCGCCATGACCAAACAACGCAACGCCGCTCTCTGCCTGTCGATCTCGCTCGCCTTTGCCTTCACCGGATGCAAGCCGAAAGCACCGGTCGAACCCGTACCGGCGCCCGTCGCCAGCGCCCCCGCCGCTGCGGCGCCCGCCGTGGTGCAAGCGCCGGTGGCCGCAACGCCGCCGCCCGTGTCCGCCAGCGCCGACGTCGACCTCGATAAAATCGCGGTCATCAGCAAGCCGATGCCGCCGTTCCCGTTTGTCGATTACCCGGAAAACATCGGCGAATCGAAGCAGCAAACCAAGGCCTCCGATTTCGACCAGTTGCACCTGATCGTCGGTAACAAGGTGCAGGCCGTCGAAGGGCGTTTCCGGCGGCTGGTGTTCGAACTGGCCGATGCCAAGGTATCGCGCTTCCAGGCACAGCGCGATTACGCCAAGGCGGCATTGGATATGGGCGGCGTCAAGATCAATACCAGCATGCCGAAAGACGAGGCGTTCCAGAAAGTGAATGGCGTTTTCAACGATGCCATGGCAAAGACCCTGGATTACCCGAACGAGAATTACAGCTACGAAAGCTACTTTTTCCCGACCCCGACCGGCCGCAAATGGATGCTGATCATGGCCAATGAAAACAGTGTGCGCGTCACGTCGATCGAAGAAAAACAGACGGCATCGATGGTCAAGATGGTGACCGCCGCGGTCATGAAATCGGAACTCGACAGCAAGGGCCACGTCGCCCTCTACATTAATTTCGACACCGACAAGTCAGCGATTCGTCCGGACGGCAAGCCGGCGGTCGATGAAATCGCCGCGCTGATGAAGAAAGAAACGGCGCTGCACTTGTCCGTCGAAGGGCATACCGATAATGTTGGCGACAAGGCCCGTAACGTCAGCTTGTCGCGTGAACGCGCGCAGGCCGTGGTGCAGGCCCTCGTGAGCGACGGCATCGACGGCGCCCGCCTGAATGCCACCGGCCACGGCGCGGAGAAGCCGCTGGTGGATAACGGCAGCGAAGAGAACCGCGCGAAAAACCGCCGTGTCGAGCTGGTCAAGGTCGTGAAAAGCTGACGCCAGCGGCGCGCGGCGGCCACGCACCCCGCGGCACTGGCAGACTAATGCCGGTGCCTTGGGAGCGTGCCTGTCCGGGCAGCCAAAGCCAAACGGTAAAACGCCGCTGCGATTGCCGCTTCGGCTGAAATAACGCCAGTGTATGATCGCCTTGTTTTTATGTAATCATCATATTTCCCCCCTGCACCGCAGGCCGATTCTTTTTGTTCCGACTGACCGACATGACCAAACAACTCAACGCCGCTCTTTGCCTTTCGATCTCGCTTGCCTTCGCCGTGACCGGATGCAAGCCGAAACCGCCTGCCGCACCAGCCCAGGCGCCGGTGGCCGCCGCACCGGCCGTGGTGGCCCCCGTGGCGCCCGCACCGGCGCCAGTGGCGGCAGCGACGCCAGCGCCGGCCGCCGCCGGTGCCGCGGCCGACGCCGGCCTCGATAAAATCCCGGTCATCACCAAGCCGTTGCCGCCATTTCCGTTTATCGATTATCCGGCCAGCGTCGGCGAAGCGTTTCAGTCGACCACGGAATCCGACTTCGACCAGTTGCACCTGATCGTCGGTAACAAAATCCATACGGTCGAAGGGCGCTTCCGCTTGATGTCGTTCCATCTGTCGGATGCCAAGATTTCGAAATTCCAGGCCCAGCGCGATTACGTCAAGGCAGCGGTGGATATGGGCGGCGTCAAGGTCAATACCACCACGCCGGATAATGAGAACTTCGTGGCGGCCAATGGCGGCGACTCCTATGTCCTGGATAAGAAACTGAATTTCCATGGAAACTCCAGCAGCTACGACGTCTACTTTATTCCGACGCCGACGGGCCGCAAATGGATGGTCGTGATGATCAACGACGGCGGCGTGCGCATCGTCTCCATCGAAGAAAAGCAGACCGCGTCGTCGGTGAAAATGGTCACTTCCGCCGTCATGAAATCGGAACTCGACAGCAAGGGCCGCATCGCGCTGTACATTAACTTCGACACCGACAAGGCGGCCATTCGCCCGGACGGCAAGCCGGCGGTCGATGAAATCGCCGCGCTGATGAAAAAGGAAAGCGCGCTCAATCTGTCGGTCGAAGGCCACACCGACAACGTGGGCGACAAGGCGCGCAACGTCACCCTGTCGCGCGAACGTGCGCAGGCCGTGGTGCAGGCCCTGGTGAGCGATGGCATCGAGGGCACCCGCCTGAGCGCGGCGGGCTACGGTGCCGAAAAACCGCTGACCGACAACAGCAGCGACGAAGCCCGCGCGAAGAACCGCCGCGTGGAGCTGGTCAAAGTCGTCAAAGGCTGATCCGTCAGGGCGCGGCCGACAAGCGGCCGCGCTACCGGAGCGCAGCGCTAACACGCCGCTGCGCTGACCGCTTGCGGCCGATCCGCCGCCCTGTATGCAATGCTTGTACTTTTTCCTGCACCGCCAGGCCAATTCATCTTATTCATTACGATTGCACGACATGACCAAACACCTCAACGCCGCTCTTTGCCTGTCGATCTCGCTCGCCTTTGCCGTCAGCGGATGCAAGCCGAAAGCACCGGTCAACCCGGTGCAGGCACCAGTGGCAAGCGCGGCGGCGAGCGGGCCGCAAGCGGCCGCCACACCGGCAGAGGCGCCGGTTGCAGCACCGGCCGCGGCCAGCGCTGCAGCCGCTGTCGACCTCGACAAGATCGCGGTCCTCGCCAAGCCGGTGCCACCGTTCCCGTTTGTCGATTACCCGCCAAGCGTCGATAAAAAGACTTACAGCACCAAGGAATCCGATTTCGACCAGGTGCATGTCATCGTCGGCGATAAATTGCATGCGGTCGAAGGGCGTGTCCGTAAAATCTCCTTCGCTCTGGACAATGCCAAGATCTCCCAATTCCAGGCCCAGCGCGATTACACCCAGGCGGCGCTGAACATGGGGGGTATCAAGGTCAATACCGCCAAGCCGCACGACACCGCGTTCCTGGCGGCCAATGGCGACGATCAAACCGAGCTCGATAAAAAGCTGGGCTACGAGTTTCACACCTATTCCTATGAGGTGTACTTCCTGCCGACCGCGACCGGCCGCAAATGGATCGTCGTGATGGTGAGCGACACAGATGTGGATATCATTTCCGTCGAAGAAAAACAGACCGCTTCCTCGCTGAAGGTCGTGACCGCCGCCGACATGAAGTCTGAACTTGACAGCAATGGCCATGTCGCGCTGTACATCAACTTCGACACCGACAAGGCCGCCATCCGCGCTGATGGCAAGCCGGCGGTCGATGAAATCGCTGCGCTGATGAAAAAGGAAAGCGCGCTGAATTTGTCGGTTGAAGGCCACACCGACAACGTGGGCGACAAAGCCCGCAACGTGACCTTGTCGCGCGAACGCGCGCAGGCCGTGGTGCGGGCCTTGGTGAGCGATGGCATCGACGGCACCCGCCTGAGCGCGGCGGGTTACGGTGCCGAAAAACCGCTGACCGACAACAGCAGCGATGAAGCCCGTG
Protein-coding regions in this window:
- a CDS encoding cupin domain-containing protein, producing MPALTPDRFMKEEGSPEGLAEPNQTLWISEAGGLTQFGAFVEVLQPGTRSSIKHWHSAEDEMVYVLEGHVTVVEGDTETILKPGDAATFRAGVAVGHFLWNRSASPTRCLVVGTRAPVDRISYPDHDRVCQRDRSLPDDIWMNAAGEPASSPY
- a CDS encoding ATP-grasp domain-containing protein, with the protein product MHWVIQQSIFKPGNYQLLVNALDTLGISYTPVAIPNGTFDMAPDVNPAGKVYVCGAIKLARIARDKGWVPGSFLNENFKFDIWLAQLGSRLLNHDIESGTLADVRSGHLAKFFIRPAEDNKAFDGMVMDSDTLADWRRDPAKAHLQKIDVVVSPVKAIYREYRLFIVNREVVTGSVYRIGGRAEISPDVEDDVLDYARSVIDTWTPAQSFVMDVGLTEEGLKVIEFNNINSSGFYAINVPKYVDAIQTHYG
- a CDS encoding OmpA family protein, which translates into the protein MTKQRNAALCLSISLAFAFTGCKPKAPVEPVPAPVASAPAAAAPAVVQAPVAATPPPVSASADVDLDKIAVISKPMPPFPFVDYPENIGESKQQTKASDFDQLHLIVGNKVQAVEGRFRRLVFELADAKVSRFQAQRDYAKAALDMGGVKINTSMPKDEAFQKVNGVFNDAMAKTLDYPNENYSYESYFFPTPTGRKWMLIMANENSVRVTSIEEKQTASMVKMVTAAVMKSELDSKGHVALYINFDTDKSAIRPDGKPAVDEIAALMKKETALHLSVEGHTDNVGDKARNVSLSRERAQAVVQALVSDGIDGARLNATGHGAEKPLVDNGSEENRAKNRRVELVKVVKS
- a CDS encoding OmpA family protein, with amino-acid sequence MTKQLNAALCLSISLAFAVTGCKPKPPAAPAQAPVAAAPAVVAPVAPAPAPVAAATPAPAAAGAAADAGLDKIPVITKPLPPFPFIDYPASVGEAFQSTTESDFDQLHLIVGNKIHTVEGRFRLMSFHLSDAKISKFQAQRDYVKAAVDMGGVKVNTTTPDNENFVAANGGDSYVLDKKLNFHGNSSSYDVYFIPTPTGRKWMVVMINDGGVRIVSIEEKQTASSVKMVTSAVMKSELDSKGRIALYINFDTDKAAIRPDGKPAVDEIAALMKKESALNLSVEGHTDNVGDKARNVTLSRERAQAVVQALVSDGIEGTRLSAAGYGAEKPLTDNSSDEARAKNRRVELVKVVKG
- a CDS encoding OmpA family protein, which translates into the protein MTKHLNAALCLSISLAFAVSGCKPKAPVNPVQAPVASAAASGPQAAATPAEAPVAAPAAASAAAAVDLDKIAVLAKPVPPFPFVDYPPSVDKKTYSTKESDFDQVHVIVGDKLHAVEGRVRKISFALDNAKISQFQAQRDYTQAALNMGGIKVNTAKPHDTAFLAANGDDQTELDKKLGYEFHTYSYEVYFLPTATGRKWIVVMVSDTDVDIISVEEKQTASSLKVVTAADMKSELDSNGHVALYINFDTDKAAIRADGKPAVDEIAALMKKESALNLSVEGHTDNVGDKARNVTLSRERAQAVVRALVSDGIDGTRLSAAGYGAEKPLTDNSSDEARAKNRRVELVKLARG